One window of Canis lupus baileyi chromosome 21, mCanLup2.hap1, whole genome shotgun sequence genomic DNA carries:
- the PTPRCAP gene encoding protein tyrosine phosphatase receptor type C-associated protein codes for MDLPCALGLGTLLALPGVLGSGSSAKDSESSSSVTVVLLLLLLLLLATGLALAWRRLSRDSGGYYHPARLGAALWGRTRRLLWASPPGRWLRAQAEVEPPDEDPEQQQDEQDVEEDYHLVGGLEETESQEEDQQCREGPCPQQVPEPGEEARDSNTGGGLGLSSQGPVGSGGSAEALLSDLHAFAGSAAWDDSAEAAGSQGLHVTAL; via the exons ATG GACCTGCCCTGTGCCCTTGGGCTCGGGACACTGCTGGCCCTGCCAGGGGTCCTGGGCTCAGGCAGCAGTGCCAAGGACAGTGAGAGCTCCAGCTCTGTCACTGttgtcctgctgctgctgctgctactgctgctggcCACTGGCCTGGCACTGGCCTGGCGCCGCCTCAGCCGCGACTCAGGGGGCTACTACCACCCAGCCCGCCTGGGCGCCGCACTATGGGGCCGCACTCGCCGCCTCCTCTGGGCCAGCCCACCGGGCCGCTGGCTCCGGGCCCAGGCCGAGGTGGAGCCACCCGATGAGGACCCAGAACAGCAGCAGGACGAGCAGGATGTGGAAGAGGACTACCATCTGGTTGGTGGCCTGGAGGAGACAGAGTCCCAGGAAGAGGATCAGCAATGCAGAGAGGGGCCCTGCCCACAGCAGGTCCCAGAGCCAGGCGAGGAAGCACGTGACAGTAACACCGGAGGGGGCCTGGGCCTTAGTTCCCAGGGGCCAGTGGGCTCAGGGGGCAGCGCCGAGGCCCTGCTGAGCGACCTGCACGCCTTTGCTGGCAGCGCGGCCTGGGACGACAGCGCCGAAGCAGCTGGCAGCCAGGGCCTCCACGTCACAGCACTGTAA
- the CORO1B gene encoding coronin-1B produces MSFRKVVRQSKFRHVFGQPVKNDQCYEDIRVSRVTWDSTFCAVNPRFLAVIVEASGGGAFLVLPLSKTGRIDKAYPTVCGHTGPVLDIDWCPHNDEVIASGSEDCTVMVWQIPENGLTSPLTEPVVVLEGHTKRVGIVTWHPTARNVLLSAGCDNVVLIWNVGTAEELYRLDSLHPDLIYNVSWNRNGSLFCSACKDKSVRIIDPRRGTLVAEREKAHEGARPMRAIFLADGKVFTTGFSRMSERQLALWDPENLEEPMALQELDSSNGALLPFYDPDTSVVYVCGKGDSSIRYFEITDEPPYIHFLNTFTSKEPQRGMGSMPKRGLEVSKCEIARFYKLHERKCEPIVMTVPRKSDLFQDDLYPDTAGPEAALEAEEWVSGRDASPILISLREAYVPSKQRDLKVSRRNVLSESRPAVAPSSARPGASTSATSVPASIPSGGLTGAGEARKLDEVMQELRALRALVKEQGERIGRLEEQLGRMENGDA; encoded by the exons ATGTCCTTCCGCAAAGTGGTTCGGCAGAGCAAATTCCGGCATGTGTTTGGACAGCCGGTCAAGAATGACCAGTGCTATGAAGATATCCGAGTGTCTCGTGTCACCTGGGACAGCACCTTCTGCGCAGTCAATCCCAGGTTCCTGGCTGTGATCGTAGAGGCCAGCGGCGGGGGTGCCTTCCTGGTGCTCCCTCTAAGCAAG ACGGGCCGCATCGACAAGGCCTACCCAACGGTGTGTGGACACACAGGACCTGTCCTGGACATTGATTGGTGTCCCCACAACGATGAAGTCATTGCCAGCGGCTCGGAGGACTGTACAGTCATG GTGTGGCAGATCCCCGAGAATGGGCTCACCTCCCCACTGACAGAGCCAGTGGTGGTGCTGGAGGGACACACCAAGCGAGTGGGCATTGTCACCTGGCACCCGACTGCCCGCAACGTGCTACTCAGTGCAG GCTGTGACAACGTGGTGCTCATCTGGAACGTGGGCACTGCAGAGGAACTGTACCGCCTGGACAGCCTGCACCCTGACCTCATCTACAACGTCAGCTGGAACCGCAATGGCAGCCTCTTCTGCTCTGCATGCAAGGACAAGAGTGTGCGCATCATCGACCCCCGCCGGGGCACCCTGGTGGCG gagagggagaaggcccATGAAGGGGCCCGTCCCATGCGGGCCATCTTCCTGGCAGATGGCAAAGTGTTCACCACGGGCTTCAGCCGCATGAGCGAGCGGCAGCTGGCACTGTGGGACCCG GAAAACTTGGAGGAACCCATGGCCCTCCAGGAGCTGGACTCTAGCAATGGGGCCCTGCTGCCCTTCTACGACCCGGATACCAGTGTGGTCTACGTCTGCGGCAAG GGTGACTCTAGCATCCGATACTTTGAGATCACAGATGAGCCCCCCTATATCCACTTCCTGAACACATTCACCAGCAAAGAGCCCCAGAGGGGCATGGGCAGCATGCCTAAGAGGGGCTTGGAGGTCAGCAAGTGCGAGATTGCCCG GTTCTACAAACTGCATGAGCGCAAGTGTGAGCCCATTGTCATGACTGTGCCAAGAAAG TCGGACCTCTTCCAGGACGATCTGTACCCTGACACAGCCGGGCCTGAGGCAGCCCTGGAGGCAGAAGAATGGGTGAGCGGGCGGGATGCCAGCCCCATCCTCATCTCCCTGCGGGAGGCCTACGTGCCTAGTAAACAGCGGGACCTGAAGGTCAGCAGGCGCAACGTGTTATCGGAGAGCCGGCCTGCCGTGGCCCCGAGCTCAGCCCGCCCCGGGGCCTCCACATCTGCCACCTCCGTCCCGGCTTCCATCCCCAGCGGTGGCCTCACCGGAGCCGGG GAGGCGCGGAAGCTGGACGAGGTGATGCAGGAGCTTCGGGCACTGAGGGCGCTGGTCAAGGAGCAGGGGGAGCGCATTGGTCGCCTGGAGGAGCAGCTGGGCCGCATGGAGAATGGGGATGCGTAG